The window aaaaattcagtcCAGTGAAAATTTGCAATAGAAACACCATCCACACTCACTTTATAATTTGTGAAGTATTTTTGTAAAGCACAAAATCATCATTTCCAATTATGATTTCATACTCCATTCACTTTTAACAATACAACTGCTCtgatataacaaaaacaaactgtgaTTGGCCCCTCATTCAATTTGCCCTTCCCCCTGAAAAGTGAACTTACACTTGCTGCTATTGATGATGTGaaatactttggaaaaaaaaaaaaaaaagtgatagtgTGATGCAAAGATGGCCCACACATGCTAACATGTCCGCTAACATTTCAGAGTGTATTCTAGAGTCTTCCACTAGGCACAAAGGTGGTCCAAACTAGACCAGCGGCTGGTTGATTTTCCTCGGAGTGGATCTTCAAGATGCAgatgatggagaaaaaaacccaagaCAGCATTGTTGTGTTGAGGTATGACATTTGAGAACATCAGATGGCCACGGGGTCTCTCTTAGATAACGTCCAGTCCCATAAAATGCCATTTCCCGTCACAGGATGGCTGGAGGGTAGCAGAACGCGTGTCAACCAATGGCTggataaccaaaaaaaatgacaaggatGGACGGTTAATGGAATTTGGTCAAGTGGTGTCTGGTCTCAGAACAGTACCGGAAACAAGTCCACCAACCTTTGAGTCTCCACCCCAAGTAAGCGCTTCCAATTATCCATCTTCCCAAAATGATATGGATTTTTGAACACCTAAAAAGGCAAGCACATCTTTCTATTATTCCAGTTTTTAGCCATTATGTTCCAATAAAATGGTGCATATTTTATAAACAATACTTGCTAGgttcgtgggggtgctggagcctatcccagctgactttgggccataaccggaggacaccctgaaacaaccaatcatagcaaaaggcaatttagagtgtccaatcagcctactatgcatgtttttggaatgtgggaggaaattggtgtacccaaagaaaacccatgcaggcccagagaTGACAtgcaaactggatttgaacccagaacctcaaagctgtgaggcagacggaTGGACTAACCACTCAATTTGCCGGGGCTGCTTCCAaattaaactattttatttgattttttttttaattcaaaagggTCAATGCCACCTAGCCACCGCCATGTTTGTTTACCTTCCCCTGCAAGTTgagtctttttctctctttgcgATTAATATGGCGCTCCACACTGGTCTCCCCTCGGCTGATGAGTGCCGCGTGCCATAGAGTTAAACCTCCCAGGGCCACGGCCACAGAACTGGGAGGAAAAACACCGGGTCGGGGGAAGGGCGGTTTTACGACATGGCATCTCGTTGAAGGCAATTGAACTCACCTTGTCAGCACCCACAGAAAGATGACACATTTGTGACCAGTGGTTTCAGTGGACGTAAAAGCCGGTGGAACAGTTTGAAAGTAACTCTAAggacacaaaaacaatattaaaccatgtatatgtattataaaaaaatgctcCTTTTTATATTGCCACAATTAATAGTCTtctacttgcatttttttgattttttaagtaGAAACAGGATTCTTAACATTTCAAATtatgatgagaaaaaaatgtaacaataattttaattaagatttaaaataaaagacttAGACAACAGGTCTCCACACTGTTTTCAAGACATGCCCACTTAAGCCAAATCCAAATGAGGTAGGAAGGACACGCCCACAGGCATGGAAAACATCCAATTGAAGGAATGTACAAAGTATATGTAGTATTCCTCTTGTTTTTAGTTtatagacatgtttttttttgtttatgtctaCAGCACATgtttaaaaatactatatatttccTCCCATTTGTTATGAATGATGGCTATATAACAATAAATATTACCTCCACAGCACTGTAAGCCTTCAGAAACATTTCTCTACTGCTGACACTGCAGTAAATGCAGCCTAAAGTCATGTAAAGGCAGAAGGAGAAAAAGTAGCGGTGGTTGAAATGGCCTACGCAGTTGTTGAGCCAAGCTGGATGGAGATCAGTTAAGTCCACAACAATTTACAAGGTTGAAAATAGCTTGTCTTTTAGCTTTAGAATGATTTTCTGACCCATGTATCAATCATTGTTATATATTGCCATATTGTGAGCAATCTgtgtagagatatatagatatttgttgttttttaaacaaggaTACGACAGTGATGGTCCATCTTTAAGACACAGCTGAAACACAAGCAGAGTAAATATGAGTTATAAAGAAGTTATTAGCCAATTAGATTATTATAAAGGATgacacaatcatttttttaacaatataatGACTACATACGTGTTGCAGATGCTGCAGTGATGCGTCCTGGCCGGTTTTGGATTGATACATTTCTTACAAATGGAGACGGAAGCAAGGTGGATATCATCCTTGAAGAAGTAAAAGACAAAGAATTATGTCAAGGTGAGGACTGGAGAGTTataaagtgcgacttatagtccagaaaatgcaTCAAATTGAATTCACCTTAAACCAGCATGTTGAAACTTGTCCATATTGTGATGGATAACGATATTATTATGGGTACGCTACCTTGGGCGGATTTCCCGGAGAAGTGGTGGTGGCCTTGTAGTAATGGAAGACCACCATCACCAGGAGCCAGTGTCCGCAGACCAGATGCCAGGCGATCCAGATGGCGCCGTACGTGGCCAAGATGGTGGGGAGGACGTAGGCGTAGACGATGGCCACCACCGAGCTCGTCAGGAGGACCACCAGAGTCACAAAAAcctggaggtaaaaaaaatatgcagataGCGTTAAAGCAGAGTAGgttgaatttaagcttcttgtgtgggCCAACATCTTATCATTGAAATGCTACTCACTACTCCAAACCAGCGAGTCACCCTGTCCACAATCCAGTACACGGGTTCAAAGGCGCAGTCGATCAAGGTGTCCGAGTTGGTCAGGCTATTATAGTAAAGGGACTTGAGCACTAGCTTAGCGTAGCGACGTAGCCTAGCCAGGGGCGCCAGACGACCGCGAGCGCCCGTCTTGTGACGGCACCAGGGCAGCGTCAATCGCATGGCCCGCGAGAGACGGCGACTCCAGCTGCCGCCCAATCGCATCCCAGCGTGGACGCCGGGCCCGCACGCCTGGCCTTCCAAACACACGCAAACAAAGAGACAGGCGCACCAACAGTTAGAGATACAAGCGGCGTAAAATAGGAGTTCTTCGTAACGTAGGCGGACAACTAGAGATGTTTCCATGATGGGTGACGGATCGGGAATGTAGATGGCGGGTCATCTACAGAGAATGAGGactttgaaagcaaaaaaaaatcagattaatAATTCACAGGTCCAAAACCAGTAGGCAGATGGAAAGTGGTAACCCAGTAAGAAGGATCTACAAAGATGCTGAATGTCTTGAAGGGGGAAAATGGGGATACCCGATCCCAGCGTATTATTTACAtagattaaatgttttttttttttgttctttaggaTGACATTACTTATGCGAGGCCAAGGAAAGTCCTACACTTTCATCATTACATGATTTTTTAATGAAGTATTATTATGGGATTGGTATTTATGCCCAATGTAAGTGACCCAGAGATTTTTTATCTATATAGATTCTAATAGAATAAACTGAAACTCTTAGCTAGACTAATCAGCAATTCTAGAATGAGTTTTTCcctatattgttgttgttgttattgtttttatttctaccCTTAAcattattgtacattttttttcaacaggtCCCAGGCTGGGGAGATCCAACATATTTATTTGCTCCTTTATTCCTGTGATATGTCGATTATTTGACTAAATCCACTGATCAGCCTTCTGTTCTATCGTTTCTCATCCTGTTTTGGCATGAGTGTTAGCCACATGCTATCTGTCTACACAGAACCTCTCAAATCGTCCAGATTAAGGCCGTTTAAGTACACATTACAACAGATCTTAATGCTGACATACATTACCTGTTTAGGTGAACGGTATACACATTCAGATAAGGTGACAGCCTCGGGGTCACGTCATATTTGGAGGATTTCCGCACATTTTGAGATGGGTACCAAAAGGAGCTGATGCTACAGAGATCGTCTATTTGATAAGAGCTACTTAGAAAGAAGGAATATTTTATTCGATTGGAGTCCTAAATgatttgaaaaattaaatttgtttGGAAAATAAGATTCAGATTTTGATAGTGAATTCTGCACAGTAATAAAATATCTGAGTAGTTAAGCAAGAAGTAACGCATTAGCCGGCAACACATCACGTTATTGCGTAATCTTTGAAGGTTAGAAATGGTTGTTTCAAGATGGCTGCGTTTACAAACGTTGAAGGCTCTAACTTTTCACATCTAGTGATTATAAACATGTCATCTACAGTCTATATGTCATATGATCATTGAAAATGGCTGCGGTGATTTGGTAAGATGCTTTTCattaaactgaaataaaaacaatgttagCACAGTTTGATTTGGTTGTCCGATTTTGCAAACTGTCTGCTTATCTAGCAAGGTGTCTATCCCAAGTCGAAAAGTTTAGTGGGTctacaaacatgtatttttgtcaTGTTATTTGTTAAATGTGACCACAGGTCTTAGCATAAAAATTAATAAGTAGTTGTGGTTATTCTGGTCAGATACACCAAAACCTCAACTGCTTTCATTATCTATTAACCACCTCGTCGCCaagagtaataataaaatgtataaacacaaaacaatggAATACGTGGACCCAAAAAAATACCActaatattaaagtaaaaaattaaataaaaattcccAAGTGAGAAATACTTATcttttttcataatttcacTGTAATATTGAATTGTACATCATCACAATATACAATATGTAAATGTCTATTACTAAagactgcaaaaaatatatatatttgttttttatgattAATATTATTCATATGCGTTTCTCCAGGCGTTCCAGATGGCGCAAATATGACGCCGAGTTGCAGCAAGCCCGCGTGGAGGCCATTCCACTGGAATTCTCCGATTCCCATCCCCTCAAACCTATTTTGGTGAGTATGTAATTTCTTGGCTGTATAgttcttttctctctctaaattgaaatccatttttttaaggtaACCGACAGCAAACCACGGCGGGGTACTCGCAAAGGCAGCacctcctcttcgtcctcctcctcatcctccgtCCCACCGGACCCCCTCACCTCCATGTTGGACGGAAGCGATCCGCTGTCCGTCTTTGCGGCGGAAAGTCCGCCCGCTACCCACAACGCTTCCGCTGGGGTTtgcttgcttcttttttttacaacccccatttattttaaaaagggaaaaaatcgaTGTATTTTTTCCCTTGCAGGATGCCAGGAAGAAAGgcgaaaaggaggaggagcatGTCGGGGCAGACTTCGAACCGTGGTCCATGAGGAGAGGAGAAATCCTGGCCCGGTTCACCACTACTGAAAAACTTTCAATTGTAAGTCATCCTCACAACATATCATATATAAGCATCCCGAGCTAATTTttcttattatcatttttttagaatCTATGCATGGGCTCTGATGGCggtaagcaatgcattttttcgcATTAAAAACGCCATAGGAACATGAAAATAATGtctaaaattcatttttcttctctttttaacCTTTCTTCACATATCCACGCTTGGACTGGATAGCAAATTCCCCGAATCCCGGCGTATCGGCCGTCTCGGAGAAAGTCCGCACTCGACTGGAGGAACTGGACGACCTGGAAGAAGGTTCCCAGAGAGAGCTGCTCAATCTGTCCCAGCAGGAGTACGCTAACCGCATCGAGGAGCTCAACCAGTCCCTGAAGGAGGCCTGGGCCGCAGACCAGAAGGTCAAAGCCCTGAAGATTGTCAtccaggtaaaaaaaaggtgGTGCCCAATCAAAACTTTTTGAATGGGAAACTAATTGAATTGTTTGTTTACTCCCGTCCACACGGTGGCAGTGCGCTAAGCTTCTGTCTGACACGTCCGTCATCCGCTTCTACCCCAGCAAGTTTGTCCTCATTACCGACATACTCGATACTTTTGGTACGTAGAAACCGCcatttaggggaaaaaatagaaGTTTCTTCTATTGAATATTTGAGATATTGTACATATAAGCATATTTTCACTTAATTTGGTTGTCCAAtgcatttcaagtgggagggttggcagcaaatgaaaaaAGGGGCATTAAAGGGACTGATATTGATATACAATTGTAACTATAGTATTTAACCCAGTgtcaatatattgttttttttgcttattttatttcttttttttaatttaaaatcttgttatttattttttcatgccTAGGTCGGCTTGTGTACGACAGAATTTGGACCCTGTGTTCGGACCCCAGACCTTTACCAGGTATGAATTTCATCGTGTCATACATAGGAGCGTCCAGTAGAGGGCGATTCTTCAGCTTgacttatgttttatttatttttcttgccaGAATCATTTACAGTGGATGATGTCAACGACACGGCCAAAGAGACGTGCCTCAACTGGTTCTTCAAGATCGCCTCCATTCGAGAACTCATCCCCCGACTgtatcccccccccaaaaaaaattgtggtcACTGCACTCCTTTTCATAAGTTGATGTCCTTGACAATTGTTGCAAACAGATACGTGGAAGCCTCCATTTTGAAGTGCAATCGCTTCTTAAATCAAGGGTGAGTCATCCAAATTGGGGGGTGACGGGGCTATTTTTTCAAACATAAACTTTGCCACTCCCCCTCAGCGCCATTCAAGAGACCCTCCCGCGGCTTACCGCCATGGTCAGGGGGATCGGAGACCCTTTGGTGGCCGCCTACACTCGAGCTTACCTTTGCAGGGTACAAATAtacttttgtctatttttatacatcgATATATGTAATGTATATGACTTTTTTGTCCTCTCCTCATAAAGGTGGGCATGGAAGTGGCCCCCGGCCTGCGAGACGTCCTAAAACGAAGCTTCTTCGACTTTCTCGGAACCTTCCGGCAAATGGGCGGTGAGGCCGTGGGTGGTCAACTGCAGGCCCAGAGGGTGGAAATGCCCGAGTACCTGACTCTCTATTCGCCCGCCATCAACTGGATCCTTCAGTGTAGTGCTTACAGAGCCCCCGAGGTACGGACTCATCCACATACAACGCAATAGCggccattttcttttgttattgtttttccaaagagccacattttgcttatttgttgtttttccaacaGTCTCGCCTCACCGAGATGATGGAGCGATGCAAGAAGCTGGGCAACAAGTGAGTAACAGAGTTGGATTCGTCACGAAAGATGACCTTATGTCAAATTTCCACGCCGACAGCGCCTTGCTGCTCAATTCCGTCATGCGAGCCTTCCGAGCCGAGTTTGTGGCCGCCAGAGCCGCCGACTTCATCGCCATGATCAAGGACTGCGACGAAGCCGGATTCCCCAAGGTGGGTGGGAGCCATTTCTCATCCCAGGACCCCCTTAAACCCAACAGAAAGCCAAttaagggtgtccaaactacagcCTGTTTTCAATtaggcaaaaaataaatacattgaatacGGCTCACACAAAAATATTGATGCTGACCATCAAATTGATAACTTGGCTATTTTAAACATCACATTCCAATTCCCATCTTCTGTTGACATTGATTTTTCTCTCGggcaaaagtttggacacccctgaactCACTAATCACccaaatttgaagaaaatccaccaaaatgcCTGTCCAAAAATGTCTTCCAACTTTTTAGCATTTATTATTTGGATCTCTGGGACGCTGCCTGGCCTGCGCCGACCCTCCCGAATCGGAACGCTTGACCATCCTCAACGAAGCCTGGAAAGTCATCACCAAAGTCCGCAATCCTCGGGTAACATGCCAAAACACCACGACACCATTTTGGAGAcattttttagccattttcCAACCGTTAAACAAACTAATTTTGTTTCTATGACTTGCAGGATTACATCAACTGCGCCGAGATTTGGGTGGAGTTCACCTGCCGACATTTCACGGTGAGCAATGCCgacattttgggggaaatccGCCATTTTGGGAACCAATCAATTATGTCGATCGTAAGAAACGTGAGGCCAACACGGTCCTGGGAGACGTCATCAAACACATGACCCCCGATCGGGCCTTCGAGGACGCCTATGCTCAGGTTTGGACGCCGTTTTCGTTTTGGAATCTCGTCATGGTGGCGCCGCCCTTCTGGTAACTAACTGGAACTTGTCATTTTAGCTCCAGTCCGTGATCGGGAAGATCCTTTCACACTACCATGACTTCTCCGTCCTATTTTCCATGGTAAGGCAATGGGAAATATACCCATGATGGCCAAAATTGTATAACACATCAATGGAATGTAGTTAATCCAGATTACCATGGTCTACTCTTGGTAAATAGCAACATATTTCTCAATGTCActcgtttttttgtgtgtgtttgtggtttTAGGAACGCTTCCTCCCAT is drawn from Stigmatopora nigra isolate UIUO_SnigA chromosome 18, RoL_Snig_1.1, whole genome shotgun sequence and contains these coding sequences:
- the zdhhc16b gene encoding palmitoyltransferase ZDHHC16B isoform X2, which produces MRLGGSWSRRLSRAMRLTLPWCRHKTGARGRLAPLARLRRYAKLVLKSLYYNSLTNSDTLIDCAFEPVYWIVDRVTRWFGVVFVTLVVLLTSSVVAIVYAYVLPTILATYGAIWIAWHLVCGHWLLVMVVFHYYKATTTSPGNPPKDDIHLASVSICKKCINPKPARTHHCSICNTCVLKMDHHCPWLNNCVGHFNHRYFFSFCLYMTLGCIYCSVSSREMFLKAYSAVESYFQTVPPAFTSTETTGHKCVIFLWVLTSSVAVALGGLTLWHAALISRGETSVERHINRKERKRLNLQGKVFKNPYHFGKMDNWKRLLGVETQSHWLTRVLLPSSHPVTGNGILWDWTLSKRDPVAI
- the zdhhc16b gene encoding palmitoyltransferase ZDHHC16B isoform X1; protein product: METSLVVRLRYEELLFYAACISNCWCACLFVCVCLEGQACGPGVHAGMRLGGSWSRRLSRAMRLTLPWCRHKTGARGRLAPLARLRRYAKLVLKSLYYNSLTNSDTLIDCAFEPVYWIVDRVTRWFGVVFVTLVVLLTSSVVAIVYAYVLPTILATYGAIWIAWHLVCGHWLLVMVVFHYYKATTTSPGNPPKDDIHLASVSICKKCINPKPARTHHCSICNTCVLKMDHHCPWLNNCVGHFNHRYFFSFCLYMTLGCIYCSVSSREMFLKAYSAVESYFQTVPPAFTSTETTGHKCVIFLWVLTSSVAVALGGLTLWHAALISRGETSVERHINRKERKRLNLQGKVFKNPYHFGKMDNWKRLLGVETQSHWLTRVLLPSSHPVTGNGILWDWTLSKRDPVAI
- the vps35l gene encoding VPS35 endosomal protein-sorting factor-like; the protein is MAAVIWRSRWRKYDAELQQARVEAIPLEFSDSHPLKPILVTDSKPRRGTRKGSTSSSSSSSSSVPPDPLTSMLDGSDPLSVFAAESPPATHNASAGDARKKGEKEEEHVGADFEPWSMRRGEILARFTTTEKLSINLCMGSDGANSPNPGVSAVSEKVRTRLEELDDLEEGSQRELLNLSQQEYANRIEELNQSLKEAWAADQKVKALKIVIQCAKLLSDTSVIRFYPSKFVLITDILDTFGRLVYDRIWTLCSDPRPLPESFTVDDVNDTAKETCLNWFFKIASIRELIPRLYVEASILKCNRFLNQGAIQETLPRLTAMVRGIGDPLVAAYTRAYLCRVGMEVAPGLRDVLKRSFFDFLGTFRQMGGEAVGGQLQAQRVEMPEYLTLYSPAINWILQCSAYRAPESRLTEMMERCKKLGNNALLLNSVMRAFRAEFVAARAADFIAMIKDCDEAGFPKHLLFGSLGRCLACADPPESERLTILNEAWKVITKVRNPRDYINCAEIWVEFTCRHFTKREANTVLGDVIKHMTPDRAFEDAYAQLQSVIGKILSHYHDFSVLFSMERFLPFLDMFQKDSVRVEVCRSITEVFIKQQLEPTRDPVILNAMMHICKTMHDSVNALTLEDEKRSLSVLIIGFMRMVSFGRDFEQQLSFCVEARATFCNLEPVLVQLIHTVNKLAMETRRVMKGTHSRKTAAFVRACAAYSFITIPSLASIFSRLHLYLLSGQVALSNQCLSQADAFLKAAVGLLTEVPRSIIVEGKARSSETFLLDFIANFLSTLLVVPDHPEHGVLYLVRGVLNVVQDYTWEDNGDAKVRVYVSALPLLAAMSQETYLYAIPQVDSNETLYGGDPKFLSEIDKLCETLIGQILDHLKALGREENTRRQSALAFSLFCVLLAHGDLRNNKLSQLAVNLWNLSHKHGHCETRVSVRTLEHMKRQSLQADMSHLTDAIHRLALTSRT